ttttaataaatatttcatatttaataattgtaCTGTAGAAAAGAACAAATCTTGACTTGTGTTTGGCTGCAGTAATTACAATGAAGTCAACAACTTTGAATcaagattttgatttaataattgaaatttgtttcTAATGCagaatttattaattgaaattaagaaaaaactaAATACACTGATCCAAATTAAGaatctactttttttttttttttaacctttttggACTTCAACATATCAAAAACAGAATGCCCTCCCTTAGCTTTAAAACAAAACTGACCCGAGACTCGCTCTCTCCGTCTCTCACTCATAATCACCACTGAAACAGAAGCATCGACGTATGACACCCTCATTTTTTTTACACCCAGATCTCGCTTTCGAGATTTCCTAGCTACCCAGCtcgaaatttttgtttttttttttatattgttatggcGACACTTCAAAGATTCAAGCTTTTGGCCACCCAATGCGCCGTCGCCGGTAGTCCGACTCGGAGCCCGACAGCCAGTCCAGTTATCCACCTTCGCCGCCGCAAGACTCTCCGGATGCTACTGAATCGCCGCCGATTCGCTCGCCCAGATGACGATGACTTGAACCGAGATATCGCCGATAAGTCGCCCGAGATCAAGAACAAAAAGATTAGAGCCAAGTTGAAGGATTTATTTGTTTCATCGCCGCCATTTGAGGATAAAGATTCGGAGAGGGGGGAAGATAGAGAAGGGCTTTTACCGGTCACTGGGAGTCTCAGTGGTGTTGGCGGTTCTGCATCTCGTC
The genomic region above belongs to Mangifera indica cultivar Alphonso chromosome 15, CATAS_Mindica_2.1, whole genome shotgun sequence and contains:
- the LOC123197992 gene encoding uncharacterized protein LOC123197992, which gives rise to MATLQRFKLLATQCAVAGSPTRSPTASPVIHLRRRKTLRMLLNRRRFARPDDDDLNRDIADKSPEIKNKKIRAKLKDLFVSSPPFEDKDSERGEDREGLLPVTGSLSGVGGSASRRGSVGSLRPISATFRHRLLRRAWRPVLVTIPE